From the Leucobacter tenebrionis genome, one window contains:
- the rplU gene encoding 50S ribosomal protein L21, translating to MVYAVVRASGRQEKVEVGSIITVNRVAGDAEGKLELPAVLLVDGDKVTTDASALAKVKVTAEVLNDLRGPKIVIQRYKNKTGYKSRQGHRQDLTRLKVTGIK from the coding sequence GTGGTTTACGCAGTAGTGCGCGCAAGCGGCCGTCAGGAGAAGGTCGAGGTTGGCTCGATCATCACTGTGAATCGTGTGGCGGGCGACGCCGAGGGCAAGCTCGAGCTTCCCGCAGTGCTCCTCGTTGATGGCGACAAGGTGACGACCGATGCCTCGGCTCTCGCCAAGGTGAAGGTGACCGCAGAGGTGCTCAACGACCTTCGCGGCCCGAAGATCGTCATCCAGCGTTACAAGAACAAGACCGGTTACAAGAGCCGCCAGGGTCACCGTCAGGACCTGACCCGCCTCAAGGTCACCGGCATCAAGTAA
- the rpmA gene encoding 50S ribosomal protein L27, which translates to MAHKKGASSTRNGRDSNPQYLGVKRFGGQQVGAGEIIVRQRGTKFHPGANVGRGGDDTLFALAAGAVEFGVKGGRKVVNIVAAA; encoded by the coding sequence ATGGCACATAAGAAGGGCGCAAGCTCGACCCGCAACGGTCGCGATTCGAACCCCCAGTACCTCGGTGTGAAGCGCTTCGGCGGCCAGCAGGTCGGCGCGGGCGAGATCATCGTCCGCCAGCGCGGCACCAAGTTCCACCCCGGTGCGAACGTCGGTCGCGGCGGCGACGACACCCTGTTCGCACTGGCGGCCGGCGCGGTCGAGTTCGGTGTGAAGGGCGGCCGCAAGGTCGTCAACATTGTGGCTGCTGCCTAA
- the obgE gene encoding GTPase ObgE, with translation MVTFVDRVQVHLQAGRGGNGCVSVRREKFKPLAGPDGGAGGHGGDIVIVADPQVTTLLEYHRRPHRTAENGGYGAGGYREGTHGAELVLPVPVGTVVKDEAGETLVDLTEPGTRFVAAKGGIGGLGNNQLASAKRKAPGFALLGTEGKSCTVTLELKTIADVALVGYPSAGKSSLIAAMSAARPKIADYPFTTLHPNLGVVQVADHRFTVADVPGLIEGASEGRGLGLDFLRHVERCSALLHVLDCATLEPGRDPLSDLEVIRAELAAYSVPEGQVPLLERPQLVALNKIDVPEARELADFVRPELEAQGYRVFEISTVSHEGLRELSFALAELVEAARDRELAEAEQHPRIVLQPKAVDDGGFRVVTEGGSYGTIYRILGVKPERWVEQTDFTNDEAVGYLADRLQKLGIEDALVKAGATAGSTVVIGPGSGVVFDWEPTVTSAAEVQMGSRGTDLRVDQNERRTNKQRRVEYHGLMDAKAEARAELQREREAGMWESES, from the coding sequence ATGGTGACGTTCGTCGATCGGGTGCAGGTGCACCTCCAGGCCGGGCGCGGCGGCAACGGCTGCGTGTCGGTTCGACGGGAGAAGTTCAAGCCGCTCGCGGGGCCTGACGGCGGCGCCGGCGGGCACGGCGGCGACATCGTGATCGTCGCCGACCCCCAGGTGACCACCCTGCTCGAGTACCATCGCCGCCCGCACCGCACCGCTGAGAACGGCGGCTACGGCGCAGGCGGGTACCGCGAGGGCACGCACGGCGCGGAGCTGGTGCTGCCGGTGCCCGTCGGCACGGTGGTGAAGGACGAGGCGGGGGAGACCCTCGTCGACCTCACCGAGCCCGGCACCCGCTTTGTCGCCGCCAAGGGCGGTATCGGGGGCCTCGGCAACAACCAGCTCGCGAGCGCCAAGCGCAAGGCGCCCGGCTTCGCGCTGCTCGGCACCGAGGGCAAGAGCTGCACCGTGACCCTCGAGCTGAAGACCATCGCCGACGTGGCGCTCGTCGGCTACCCCTCCGCCGGCAAGTCGAGCCTCATCGCCGCGATGAGCGCGGCGCGGCCGAAGATCGCCGACTACCCCTTCACCACGCTGCACCCGAATCTGGGCGTCGTGCAGGTCGCCGACCATCGCTTCACGGTGGCCGACGTGCCCGGCCTGATCGAGGGCGCGAGCGAGGGCAGAGGGCTCGGGCTCGACTTCCTCCGCCACGTCGAGCGCTGCAGCGCACTGCTGCACGTGCTCGACTGCGCCACGCTCGAGCCCGGCCGCGATCCGCTCTCCGATCTCGAGGTGATCCGGGCGGAGCTCGCCGCGTACTCCGTGCCCGAGGGGCAGGTTCCGCTGCTGGAGCGGCCCCAGCTCGTCGCGCTCAACAAGATCGACGTGCCCGAGGCCAGGGAGCTGGCCGACTTCGTGCGACCCGAGCTCGAGGCTCAGGGCTATCGCGTGTTCGAGATCTCCACCGTGTCGCACGAGGGCCTGCGCGAGTTGAGCTTCGCGCTCGCCGAGCTGGTCGAGGCTGCGCGGGATCGCGAGCTCGCCGAGGCCGAGCAGCACCCCCGCATCGTGCTGCAGCCGAAGGCGGTCGACGACGGCGGTTTCCGCGTGGTCACCGAGGGCGGCAGTTACGGCACCATCTACCGCATCCTCGGCGTCAAGCCCGAGCGCTGGGTCGAGCAGACCGACTTCACGAACGACGAGGCCGTCGGCTACCTGGCCGATCGACTGCAGAAGCTCGGCATCGAGGATGCGCTGGTGAAGGCGGGCGCGACCGCGGGTTCGACCGTGGTGATCGGACCGGGATCCGGCGTGGTCTTCGACTGGGAGCCGACCGTCACGAGCGCAGCCGAGGTGCAGATGGGGTCGCGCGGCACCGACCTGCGCGTCGATCAGAACGAGCGTCGCACCAACAAGCAGCGCCGGGTCGAGTACCACGGCCTCATGGACGCGAAGGCCGAAGCGCGCGCCGAGCTACAGCGCGAGCGCGAGGCGGGGATGTGGGAGAGCGAGTCGTGA
- the proB gene encoding glutamate 5-kinase, with protein sequence MGERVVTSEVLTTGEGLLSARRVVVKVGSSSVSGDNATQIPHLVSCLARLYKAGAQVILVSSGAIATGVPFLRLEERPEDLATQQAAAAVGQNILVNRYQRALTAHEIIAGQVLLTAHDMENPTHRGNARRSIERLLQLGILPIINENDTVATHEIRFGDNDRLAALVARLVGADRLVLLSDVDALYTAPPMMAGAERIEYVPYGDPLDGIEIGESQSGWGTGGAATKVQAARLAADAGTAVLLTETKLLSAVLDGERYGTHFGAKDLGESVG encoded by the coding sequence GTGGGAGAGCGAGTCGTGACCTCCGAGGTGCTCACGACCGGCGAGGGGCTGCTCAGCGCGCGCCGCGTCGTGGTGAAGGTGGGATCCTCGTCCGTCAGCGGCGACAACGCGACGCAGATCCCGCATCTGGTCTCGTGCCTCGCCAGGCTCTACAAGGCCGGGGCGCAGGTGATCCTCGTCTCCAGCGGCGCGATCGCGACCGGTGTGCCCTTCCTGCGCCTCGAGGAGCGGCCCGAGGATCTCGCGACCCAGCAGGCGGCGGCGGCGGTCGGTCAGAACATCCTCGTGAACCGCTATCAGCGGGCGCTGACGGCGCACGAGATCATCGCGGGCCAGGTGCTGCTCACTGCGCACGACATGGAGAATCCCACGCACCGGGGCAACGCCCGGCGCTCGATCGAGCGGTTGCTGCAGCTCGGGATCCTCCCTATCATCAACGAGAACGACACCGTGGCGACCCACGAGATCCGCTTCGGCGACAACGATCGGCTCGCGGCTCTCGTGGCGCGGCTCGTGGGCGCCGATCGGCTCGTACTGCTCTCCGACGTGGATGCCCTGTACACGGCGCCGCCGATGATGGCGGGCGCCGAGCGCATCGAGTACGTGCCCTACGGCGATCCGCTCGATGGGATCGAGATCGGCGAATCGCAGTCGGGCTGGGGCACCGGCGGCGCCGCCACGAAGGTGCAGGCCGCGCGCCTCGCCGCGGACGCGGGCACGGCGGTGCTGCTCACCGAGACGAAGCTGCTCTCGGCGGTGCTCGACGGCGAACGGTACGGCACTCATTTCGGGGCGAAGGACCTCGGTGAATCGGTAGGCTAG